From the Kitasatospora viridis genome, one window contains:
- a CDS encoding MFS transporter produces MSKGSHTADPDERTATADTVAPGPTGARFTRPGGMFSSLRVRNYKYFFAGQIVSNTGSWMQRIAQDWLVLSLTHSPLAVGITTAMQFLPTLALGLFGGVLADRMPKRRLLIGTQAAMGLLAAALAVLTVTGAVTEYYVYLFALLLGLVTVVDTPTRQAFVSEMVGPKDLANAVSLNAANFQTARLVGPAVAGLLIAAVGSGWAFALNALSFAAVIGGLLAMRTAELHPVERIPRERGQLREGLRYVKERPDLMWPLVLAGFIGTFGFNFPTLLSGFAYRTFHVGPGLYGLLNTAMAAGSLVGALLAARRGAPRLRWLAGAALAFGVLEVAAAGAPGYWSFALLLTLVGVFGLTFNTAVNSYVQLATDPEMRGRVMGLLVLVFTGGTPVGAPLVGWVTDAYGPRVGLLACGAVATLAAAAVGLVLARCADLRLQLDLHRGNGGRVVAFVPRQAAPKRELAAAC; encoded by the coding sequence GTGAGCAAGGGAAGCCATACCGCCGACCCCGACGAACGCACCGCGACGGCCGACACCGTCGCACCGGGCCCCACGGGGGCCAGATTCACCCGCCCGGGAGGGATGTTCTCCTCGCTGCGGGTGCGCAACTACAAGTACTTCTTCGCCGGACAGATCGTCAGCAACACCGGCAGCTGGATGCAGCGGATCGCCCAGGACTGGCTGGTGCTCAGCCTGACCCACAGTCCGCTCGCGGTCGGCATCACCACCGCGATGCAGTTCCTGCCCACCCTGGCGCTGGGCCTGTTCGGCGGGGTGCTGGCCGACCGGATGCCCAAGCGGCGGCTGCTGATCGGCACCCAGGCCGCGATGGGCCTGCTGGCCGCGGCGCTGGCCGTGCTGACCGTCACCGGCGCGGTCACCGAGTACTACGTCTACCTGTTCGCCCTGCTGCTCGGGCTGGTCACCGTGGTGGACACGCCGACCCGGCAGGCCTTCGTCTCCGAGATGGTCGGTCCCAAGGACCTGGCCAACGCGGTCAGCCTGAACGCCGCCAACTTCCAGACCGCGCGGCTGGTCGGCCCGGCGGTGGCCGGCCTGCTGATCGCCGCGGTGGGCAGCGGCTGGGCGTTCGCGCTGAACGCGCTCTCCTTCGCCGCCGTGATCGGCGGGCTGCTGGCGATGCGGACGGCCGAGCTGCACCCGGTGGAGCGGATCCCGCGCGAGCGCGGTCAGCTGCGCGAGGGCCTGCGGTACGTGAAGGAGCGCCCGGACCTGATGTGGCCGCTGGTGCTGGCCGGGTTCATCGGGACCTTCGGCTTCAACTTCCCGACCCTGCTCTCCGGCTTCGCCTACCGCACCTTCCACGTCGGCCCCGGCCTGTACGGCCTGCTGAACACCGCGATGGCGGCCGGCTCGCTGGTCGGCGCACTGCTGGCGGCCCGTCGCGGCGCGCCCCGGCTGCGCTGGCTGGCCGGCGCCGCGCTCGCCTTCGGGGTGCTGGAGGTGGCGGCCGCGGGGGCGCCCGGCTACTGGAGCTTCGCGCTGCTGCTGACCCTGGTCGGGGTCTTCGGGCTGACCTTCAACACCGCGGTCAACTCCTACGTGCAGCTGGCCACCGACCCCGAGATGCGGGGCCGGGTGATGGGCCTGCTGGTGCTGGTCTTCACCGGCGGCACTCCGGTGGGTGCGCCGCTGGTCGGCTGGGTGACCGACGCCTACGGTCCGCGGGTCGGCCTGCTGGCCTGCGGCGCGGTCGCCACGCTCGCCGCCGCTGCGGTCGGCCTGGTGCTGGCCCGCTGCGCGGACCTGCGGCTCCAGTTGGACCTGCACCGCGGCAACGGCGGTCGGGTGGTGGCCTTCGTGCCGCGCCAGGCGGCGCCGAAGCGCGAGCTGGCCGCCGCCTGCTGA
- a CDS encoding MarR family winged helix-turn-helix transcriptional regulator, with protein MSEMSEEDLAAVSQLRSSVMRLARRLRHQQVEHSLSPTEVGVLGTLARCGSATPGELARREHVQPPSMTRIIAMLEEKGLVRRESHPQDRRQVVVSMTDQAAEILDESRRLRNAWLAELAAQLTEEEWAAVREAAPALYKLAHL; from the coding sequence ATGTCCGAGATGTCCGAGGAGGACCTCGCCGCTGTCAGTCAGCTGCGGTCGTCCGTGATGCGCCTGGCCAGGCGGCTGCGCCACCAGCAGGTGGAGCATTCGCTGAGTCCCACCGAGGTGGGCGTGCTGGGCACGCTGGCGAGGTGTGGGAGCGCCACGCCGGGGGAGTTGGCGCGGCGGGAGCACGTCCAGCCGCCGTCGATGACGCGGATCATCGCGATGCTGGAGGAGAAGGGCCTGGTGCGGCGCGAGTCGCACCCGCAGGACCGGCGCCAGGTGGTGGTCAGCATGACCGACCAGGCCGCCGAGATCCTCGACGAGAGCCGGCGGCTGCGCAACGCGTGGCTGGCCGAACTCGCCGCCCAGCTCACCGAGGAGGAGTGGGCCGCGGTGCGCGAGGCGGCGCCCGCGCTCTACAAGCTGGCCCACCTCTGA
- a CDS encoding DUF4231 domain-containing protein: protein MVRWDPARADEADFLPEPYQTADRASVDAQRQTLRWYRGMILMLVVAAAVGAVAGAGSGAAPLVSVAAFLFGGFFWFRLRAGNPQARWFEARAAAESLKTLAWKYTVRARPFGGPADSAELDEDYRGQVAEVLRTFEGSGVLPAGAAPEITEGMRELRTGDLTARRMLYLRLRVEGQRTWYLAKANAAESQAASWGLGTVALMILGGAAAVAQAAGAIHTSLFGVCAAAAAAIIAWTQLKQLRPVVSAYRLAAKELDAVWAKITTLDLTDPQAEEAWVRLAGDVEDAVAREHTSWRSRRAFPH, encoded by the coding sequence ATGGTGCGATGGGACCCGGCCCGGGCCGACGAGGCGGACTTCCTGCCCGAGCCGTACCAGACGGCCGACCGGGCCTCGGTGGACGCGCAGCGGCAGACCCTGCGCTGGTACCGCGGGATGATCCTGATGCTGGTGGTCGCCGCCGCGGTCGGCGCGGTGGCCGGTGCCGGCTCGGGGGCGGCCCCGCTGGTCTCGGTGGCGGCCTTCCTGTTCGGCGGCTTCTTCTGGTTCCGGCTGCGCGCGGGCAACCCGCAGGCCCGCTGGTTCGAGGCCCGGGCGGCGGCCGAGTCGTTGAAGACCCTGGCCTGGAAGTACACCGTGCGGGCCCGCCCGTTCGGCGGCCCGGCGGACTCCGCCGAGCTGGACGAGGACTACCGCGGGCAGGTCGCCGAGGTGCTGCGCACCTTCGAGGGGTCCGGGGTGCTGCCGGCCGGCGCCGCGCCGGAGATCACCGAGGGGATGCGCGAGCTGCGGACGGGCGACCTGACGGCGCGCCGGATGCTGTACCTGCGCCTGCGGGTGGAGGGCCAGCGCACCTGGTACCTGGCGAAGGCGAACGCCGCCGAGTCGCAGGCGGCCTCCTGGGGGCTCGGCACGGTGGCCCTGATGATCCTCGGCGGCGCGGCCGCGGTGGCCCAGGCGGCCGGCGCGATCCACACCAGCCTGTTCGGGGTCTGCGCGGCGGCCGCCGCCGCGATCATCGCCTGGACCCAGCTCAAGCAGCTGCGCCCGGTGGTCTCCGCCTACCGCCTCGCGGCCAAGGAGCTGGACGCGGTCTGGGCCAAGATCACCACCCTGGACCTGACCGACCCGCAGGCCGAGGAGGCCTGGGTCCGGCTGGCCGGCGACGTGGAGGACGCGGTCGCCCGGGAGCACACCAGCTGGCGCTCCCGGCGGGCCTTCCCGCACTGA
- a CDS encoding NCS2 family permease, protein MPSVAQPTLESPEPQAPTPPTGAIDRYFKISARGSSVPREIRGGVATFFTMAYILVLNPIILSNAVDVDHHALSFPQLVTATALTAGLTTLLMGVIGNVPIGLAAGLGVNTIVALQLAPKMTWPDAMGMVVLAGFCIMLLVATGLRERVMNAVPLGLRKAIAIGIGFFITLVGLVDSGFVSRIPDAAHTTVPLELGIGGHLHGWPVLVFVAGLLLTLTLVVRKVPGAILISIAVMTVLAVVIQKLAGLPAAAWGLTVPKWPGNPVATPDFGLVGKVSLFGGFHHVGVLTGVLFVFTVLMSCFFDAMGTILGVADEAHLLDKNGDLPGMNRVLMVDGIATAAGGATSASANTCFVESTAGVGEGARTGFASLVTGGLFMLALFLTPLATMVPAQAATPALVTVGFLILANSIREIDWSDYTIAVPAFLTMVLMPFTYSITNGIGMGFVTFCVLRLATGRGKSVPVALYAVAAVFAFYYLMPALGIGQ, encoded by the coding sequence ATGCCTTCCGTGGCCCAGCCGACCCTGGAGTCGCCCGAGCCCCAGGCGCCCACTCCCCCCACCGGCGCCATCGACCGCTACTTCAAGATCTCCGCGCGCGGTTCGAGCGTGCCCCGGGAGATCCGCGGGGGCGTCGCGACCTTCTTCACCATGGCCTACATCCTGGTGCTGAACCCGATCATCCTGAGCAACGCGGTCGACGTGGACCACCACGCGCTGAGCTTCCCCCAGCTGGTCACCGCGACCGCGCTGACCGCCGGCCTGACCACGCTGCTGATGGGCGTGATCGGCAACGTGCCGATCGGCCTGGCCGCCGGCCTGGGCGTGAACACCATCGTGGCGCTCCAGTTGGCACCCAAGATGACCTGGCCGGACGCCATGGGCATGGTCGTGCTGGCCGGCTTCTGCATCATGCTGCTGGTCGCCACCGGGCTGCGCGAGCGGGTGATGAACGCGGTGCCGCTGGGCCTGCGGAAGGCGATCGCGATCGGCATCGGCTTCTTCATCACCCTGGTCGGCCTGGTCGACTCCGGCTTCGTCAGCCGGATCCCGGACGCCGCGCACACCACCGTGCCGCTGGAGCTGGGCATCGGCGGCCACCTGCACGGCTGGCCGGTGCTGGTCTTCGTGGCCGGCCTGCTGCTCACCCTGACCCTGGTGGTCCGCAAGGTGCCCGGCGCGATCCTGATCTCGATCGCCGTGATGACGGTGCTCGCCGTGGTGATCCAGAAGCTGGCCGGCCTGCCGGCCGCCGCCTGGGGCCTGACCGTGCCCAAGTGGCCCGGCAACCCGGTGGCCACCCCGGACTTCGGCCTGGTCGGCAAGGTCAGCCTGTTCGGCGGCTTCCACCACGTCGGCGTGCTGACCGGCGTGCTGTTCGTCTTCACCGTCCTGATGAGCTGCTTCTTCGACGCGATGGGCACCATCCTGGGCGTCGCCGACGAGGCGCACCTGCTGGACAAGAACGGCGACCTGCCCGGCATGAACCGGGTGCTGATGGTGGACGGCATCGCCACCGCGGCCGGCGGCGCCACCTCCGCCTCGGCCAACACCTGCTTCGTGGAGTCCACCGCCGGCGTCGGCGAGGGCGCCCGGACCGGTTTCGCCAGCCTGGTCACCGGCGGGCTCTTCATGCTCGCGCTCTTCCTGACCCCGCTGGCCACCATGGTCCCGGCCCAGGCGGCCACCCCCGCCCTGGTCACCGTCGGCTTCCTGATCCTGGCCAACTCGATCCGGGAGATCGACTGGTCCGACTACACGATCGCGGTGCCGGCCTTCCTGACCATGGTGCTGATGCCGTTCACCTACTCGATCACCAACGGCATCGGGATGGGCTTCGTCACCTTCTGCGTGCTGCGGCTGGCCACCGGGCGCGGGAAGAGCGTGCCGGTCGCGCTCTACGCGGTTGCGGCGGTCTTCGCCTTCTACTACCTGATGCCGGCGCTGGGGATCGGCCAGTAG
- a CDS encoding DUF2530 domain-containing protein — MAKTPVHPSPPPLEANDVAIVGAGTALWFLGFVVLLPFQHQLSRHEHGNWPWICLAGGLLGLIGLWYCRTRRAAIERSRRAAEQD; from the coding sequence ATGGCCAAGACCCCCGTGCACCCCTCCCCACCTCCACTGGAAGCCAACGACGTCGCGATCGTCGGCGCCGGCACGGCGCTCTGGTTCCTGGGGTTCGTGGTGCTGCTGCCGTTCCAGCACCAGCTGAGCCGGCACGAGCACGGCAACTGGCCGTGGATCTGCCTGGCCGGCGGACTGCTCGGGCTGATCGGCCTCTGGTACTGCCGGACCCGCCGGGCGGCCATCGAGCGCAGCCGCCGGGCGGCGGAACAGGACTGA
- a CDS encoding HAD-IC family P-type ATPase encodes MTHPSDGTTPGAHALGLAPAHPGGLSGAEVAERVARGEVNDVPVRSSRSVKEIVRANVLTRFNAIIGALFAVILVVGPPQDGLFGLVIVANTAIGIIQEVRAKRTLDGLALIGEARPTVRRDGQPVQVPVSGIVLDDTVLLGTGDKVIVDGEVAEAEGLEIDESLLTGEPDPVLKQPGDQVMSGSFVVAGAGAFTATRVGRQAYAAQLAEEASRFTLVKSELRSGIDTILRYVTYLLVPTAIGLVISQWSVEHNDWREAVRRTVAGIVPMVPEGLVLLTSVAFALGVVRLGRKQCLVQELPAIEGLARVDTVCLDKTGTLTEGGMDVRELRPLDPDQVGLPVLEQVLGVLASADARPNPSMQAVIDAYGEGGPERERWRVLEAMPFSSARKWSGAQLLEPTGGEASWLLGAPDVLLPAGHPALEEADELGAQGLRVLLLGRTPVPLDGPDPAARLEPLGLVVLRQRLRPDAADTLRYFERQNVRAKVISGDSAVSVGAVAGSLALPGAEHPVDARTLPVGDPEALAETADRTAVFGRVTPQQKRELVAALQSRGHTVAMTGDGVNDVLALKDADIGVAMGSGSDATRAVAQIVLLDDSFATLPSVVAEGRRVIGNIERVAGLFLVKTVYSVLLALLVVFTQVPYPFLPRHSTVLSSLTIGIPAFFLALAPNNERARTGFVRRVLRIAVPGGVIAGAATFTAYALARSDHATDLKADTSVATLTLFLVAIWVLAIVARPYTWWRLLLIGAMGGAFALILLVPWLSDFFQLKLVGFRDPWTGVAIAVAAGLLLEIAWRFVKRGLAEGSTD; translated from the coding sequence ATGACGCACCCCTCGGACGGCACCACGCCCGGTGCACACGCCCTCGGCCTCGCCCCCGCCCACCCCGGCGGGCTGAGCGGCGCCGAGGTCGCCGAGCGCGTCGCCCGCGGCGAGGTCAACGACGTGCCGGTGCGGTCCAGCCGGTCCGTCAAGGAGATCGTCCGGGCCAACGTCCTCACCCGCTTCAACGCGATCATCGGCGCGCTGTTCGCCGTGATCCTGGTCGTCGGCCCGCCCCAGGACGGGTTGTTCGGCCTGGTCATCGTCGCCAACACGGCGATCGGCATCATCCAGGAGGTGCGCGCCAAGCGGACCCTGGACGGCCTGGCGCTGATCGGCGAGGCCCGCCCCACGGTGCGCCGGGACGGGCAGCCGGTGCAGGTGCCGGTCTCCGGCATCGTGCTCGACGACACCGTGCTGCTCGGCACCGGCGACAAGGTGATCGTCGACGGCGAGGTCGCCGAGGCCGAGGGCCTGGAGATCGACGAGTCGCTGCTCACCGGCGAGCCCGACCCGGTGCTCAAGCAGCCCGGCGACCAGGTGATGTCCGGCAGCTTCGTGGTGGCCGGCGCCGGCGCCTTCACCGCCACCCGGGTCGGCCGTCAGGCCTACGCGGCCCAGCTCGCCGAGGAGGCCAGCCGCTTCACCCTGGTCAAGTCCGAACTGCGCAGCGGCATCGACACCATCCTGCGGTACGTCACCTACCTGCTGGTCCCGACCGCGATCGGCCTGGTGATCAGTCAGTGGTCGGTCGAGCACAACGACTGGCGGGAGGCGGTCCGGCGCACCGTGGCCGGCATCGTGCCGATGGTGCCCGAGGGCCTGGTGCTGCTCACCTCGGTCGCCTTCGCGCTCGGCGTGGTCCGGCTCGGCCGCAAGCAGTGCCTGGTCCAGGAGCTGCCCGCGATCGAGGGCCTGGCCCGGGTCGACACGGTCTGCCTGGACAAGACCGGCACCCTCACCGAGGGCGGGATGGACGTGCGGGAGCTGCGCCCGCTCGATCCGGACCAGGTCGGCCTCCCGGTGCTGGAGCAGGTGCTCGGGGTGCTGGCGAGCGCGGACGCCAGGCCCAACCCCAGCATGCAGGCGGTGATCGACGCCTACGGCGAGGGCGGGCCGGAGCGCGAGCGCTGGCGGGTGCTGGAGGCGATGCCGTTCTCCTCGGCCCGCAAGTGGAGCGGGGCCCAGCTGCTGGAGCCGACCGGCGGCGAGGCCAGCTGGCTGCTCGGCGCGCCGGACGTGCTGCTGCCGGCCGGCCACCCGGCCCTGGAGGAGGCCGACGAGCTGGGCGCGCAGGGGCTGCGGGTGCTGCTGCTCGGCCGCACCCCGGTGCCGCTGGACGGTCCGGATCCGGCCGCCCGGCTGGAGCCGCTCGGCCTGGTGGTGCTCCGTCAGCGGCTGCGGCCGGACGCCGCCGACACCCTGCGGTACTTCGAGCGGCAGAACGTGCGGGCCAAGGTGATCTCCGGGGACAGCGCGGTCTCGGTCGGCGCGGTGGCCGGCAGCCTGGCGCTGCCCGGCGCCGAGCACCCGGTCGACGCCCGCACCCTGCCGGTCGGCGATCCCGAGGCGCTGGCCGAGACCGCCGACCGGACCGCCGTCTTCGGCCGGGTGACGCCGCAGCAGAAGCGCGAGCTGGTCGCCGCGCTGCAGTCCCGCGGCCACACCGTCGCGATGACCGGCGACGGCGTCAACGACGTGCTGGCGCTCAAGGACGCGGACATCGGCGTGGCGATGGGCTCGGGCAGCGACGCGACCCGGGCGGTCGCGCAGATCGTGCTGCTCGACGACAGCTTCGCCACCCTGCCCTCGGTGGTCGCCGAGGGCCGCCGGGTGATCGGCAACATCGAGCGGGTCGCCGGGCTCTTCCTGGTGAAGACGGTCTACTCGGTGCTGCTGGCGCTGCTGGTGGTCTTCACCCAGGTGCCGTACCCGTTCCTGCCCCGGCACTCCACCGTGCTCAGCTCGCTCACCATCGGCATCCCGGCCTTCTTCCTGGCCCTGGCGCCGAACAACGAGCGGGCCCGCACCGGCTTCGTCCGGCGGGTGCTGCGGATCGCCGTGCCCGGCGGGGTGATCGCCGGCGCCGCGACCTTCACCGCCTACGCGCTGGCCCGCTCCGACCACGCCACCGACCTCAAGGCCGACACCAGCGTGGCCACCCTGACCCTCTTCCTGGTGGCGATCTGGGTGCTGGCGATCGTGGCCCGGCCGTACACCTGGTGGCGACTGCTGCTGATCGGCGCGATGGGCGGGGCCTTCGCGCTGATCCTGCTGGTCCCCTGGCTGTCCGACTTCTTCCAGCTGAAGCTGGTCGGCTTCCGCGACCCCTGGACGGGGGTGGCGATCGCGGTCGCCGCCGGCCTGCTGCTGGAGATCGCCTGGCGGTTCGTCAAGCGCGGCCTGGCCGAAGGCTCGACTGACTGA
- a CDS encoding NAD(P)H-dependent oxidoreductase, with product MIDTADRSFLFLLASARLDGNTELLARRAAAALPAGTEQRWLRLSEQALAPFPDRRHEGEGSYPQPEGGERVLLEATLAATDVVVASPLYWYSVSADAKLYLDHWAGWMRVPGYDFRARMAGKTLWGVTALATEDFSVADPLVGTLKLSGEYLGMTWGGALMGYANRPGQVAEDARALAAADTFFSQSSLRPGRA from the coding sequence ATGATCGACACGGCTGACCGCAGCTTCCTCTTCCTGCTGGCGAGCGCCCGGCTCGACGGCAACACCGAACTGCTCGCCCGCCGGGCCGCCGCGGCCCTGCCGGCCGGTACCGAGCAGCGCTGGCTGCGGCTGAGCGAGCAGGCGCTGGCGCCGTTCCCGGACCGCCGGCACGAGGGCGAGGGGAGCTACCCGCAGCCGGAGGGCGGCGAGCGGGTGCTGCTGGAGGCCACCCTGGCCGCCACCGACGTGGTGGTCGCCTCGCCGCTCTACTGGTACAGCGTCTCCGCCGACGCCAAGCTCTACCTGGACCACTGGGCCGGCTGGATGCGGGTGCCGGGCTACGACTTCCGGGCCCGGATGGCCGGCAAGACGCTGTGGGGCGTGACCGCGCTCGCCACCGAGGACTTCTCGGTGGCCGATCCGCTGGTGGGCACCCTCAAGCTCAGCGGCGAGTACCTGGGGATGACCTGGGGCGGCGCGCTGATGGGCTACGCCAACCGGCCGGGCCAGGTGGCCGAGGACGCCCGGGCGCTGGCCGCCGCCGACACGTTCTTCAGTCAGTCGAGCCTTCGGCCAGGCCGCGCTTGA
- a CDS encoding sacsin N-terminal ATP-binding-like domain-containing protein: MEPRIIGSGSGEQIGDPFGTAELRRRVLDAWTASPARFREDANAEEELALGGYRDRLVIELAQNAADAAARAGRGPGRLRLTLRDGVLVAANTGAPLDAAAVESLATLRASSKRADASPTVGRFGVGFAAVLAVSDEPAIVGQAGGVRWSLAEARELIIGQAAAQPALDEELRRREGHLPLLRLPLPAAGEPPTGYDTAVLLPLRDGAAEDLARTLLEGVDDALLLTLPGLGEVVLETPDGTVRTLTRAVAEITPEGLAEVLITDSTGERSEQSRWQTVTAIGELDPELLTDRPVEERARPFWTVTWAVPVSAAGTPEPVPVAPVLHAPTPSEEPLGVPALLIASYPLDSTRRHTAPGPLSDFLTERAVEAYAGLLRARGADLGSLSLVPAPLGRGALDNALRAGILARLPETPFLPHPAPVEEGTPALRPRDATLLEGADASVVEALAPIFPGLLPAGLERRTELRALQVRRVPLAEVVDQLGGLDREPAWWRSLYGALAGADPEALGALPVPLATGRMLTGPRRVLLPSEDADWAGFPGYPQALAEALDLLDLRLAHPDAAHPLLAKLGAAQATPAGILATPEVRAAVARSLDLGEDDYDAAVDLAEAVLGLVKAAGAQPGEHPWLARLALPDDQGDLARAGELVLPDSPFGQLVRADDAPFVDDELLERWGPEVLAAVGALGDFVLVRAEDAVLDPDDLERLDPTAPADRAAGGRPTGLLDEAPDGFADWCEEALEALDADQAELGVPPVAAELLAVRDLDLVDDQAWPEALARLARPPYRDAVVAPVRALLPDGRYADLPPYTAWWLRDHPVLDGREPAGLRAAGADWLLRGLYEEARTTLDEQFLHALGVRTTLAALLAEPHGSEELLDRLTDPDSEVTHRQLHGIYTALATVEAEPIDVVRALPPLDPQTGRRPGHTVVVDATEAVVADAPDLVALLHPYPLVPVAPALAPALAERLHVSLASEIAGGRVLSEGTLHRVPPIVRELLPGCPVAYEEHEELLVVGPDGEEAGVDWRWDPAAPSPELPYDPEDPDTSEEDAEFEVPPVAGLLHAATPEGLAAGLAWSVGQWHRRFEVLAALTEPDRAYELSAARDFEG, encoded by the coding sequence GTGGAGCCTCGCATCATCGGTTCCGGCAGTGGCGAGCAGATCGGTGACCCGTTCGGGACGGCCGAGCTGCGGCGGCGGGTGCTGGACGCCTGGACGGCCTCCCCGGCGAGATTCCGGGAGGACGCCAACGCCGAGGAGGAGCTCGCCCTCGGCGGCTACCGGGACCGCCTGGTCATCGAGTTGGCGCAGAACGCGGCGGACGCGGCGGCCCGGGCCGGTCGCGGCCCCGGCCGGCTCCGGCTGACCCTGCGCGACGGCGTGCTGGTCGCGGCGAACACCGGCGCCCCGCTGGACGCGGCGGCGGTGGAGTCGCTGGCCACCCTGCGGGCCTCCTCCAAGCGCGCCGACGCCTCCCCCACGGTGGGCCGGTTCGGCGTGGGCTTCGCCGCCGTGCTCGCGGTCAGCGACGAGCCGGCCATCGTCGGCCAGGCCGGCGGGGTCCGCTGGTCGCTCGCCGAGGCGCGCGAGCTGATCATCGGTCAGGCGGCCGCGCAGCCCGCGCTGGACGAGGAGCTGCGCCGCCGCGAGGGCCACCTGCCGCTGCTCCGGCTCCCGCTGCCGGCCGCCGGCGAGCCGCCGACCGGCTACGACACCGCGGTGCTGCTCCCGCTGCGCGACGGCGCCGCCGAGGACCTGGCCCGCACCCTGCTGGAGGGCGTCGACGACGCGCTGCTGCTCACCCTGCCGGGCCTGGGCGAGGTGGTGCTGGAGACCCCGGACGGCACCGTGCGCACCCTCACCCGGGCGGTCGCCGAGATCACGCCCGAGGGCCTGGCCGAGGTGCTCATCACGGACAGCACCGGCGAGCGCTCCGAGCAGTCCCGCTGGCAGACCGTCACCGCGATCGGCGAGCTGGACCCGGAGCTGCTGACGGACCGTCCGGTGGAGGAGCGGGCCCGCCCGTTCTGGACCGTCACCTGGGCGGTGCCGGTCTCGGCCGCGGGCACCCCGGAGCCGGTGCCGGTCGCGCCGGTGCTGCACGCGCCGACCCCGAGCGAGGAGCCGCTGGGCGTGCCGGCGCTGCTGATCGCCTCCTACCCGCTGGACTCCACCCGCCGGCACACCGCCCCCGGCCCGCTCTCCGACTTCCTCACCGAGCGGGCCGTCGAGGCCTACGCCGGGCTGCTCCGGGCCCGCGGCGCCGACCTCGGCTCGCTCTCCCTGGTGCCGGCCCCGCTGGGCAGGGGCGCGCTGGACAACGCGTTGCGCGCCGGCATCCTGGCCCGGCTGCCCGAGACGCCGTTCCTGCCGCACCCGGCCCCGGTGGAGGAGGGCACCCCGGCGCTGCGGCCCAGGGACGCCACGCTGCTGGAGGGCGCCGACGCCTCGGTGGTCGAGGCGCTCGCGCCGATCTTCCCGGGCCTGCTGCCGGCCGGCCTGGAGCGCCGGACCGAGCTGCGCGCGCTGCAGGTGCGCCGGGTGCCGCTGGCCGAGGTGGTGGACCAGCTCGGCGGTCTGGACCGGGAGCCGGCCTGGTGGCGCAGCCTGTACGGCGCGCTGGCCGGGGCCGACCCGGAGGCGCTCGGCGCGCTGCCGGTGCCGCTGGCCACCGGCCGCATGCTGACCGGCCCGCGCCGGGTGCTGCTGCCCTCCGAGGACGCCGACTGGGCCGGTTTCCCCGGCTACCCGCAGGCGCTGGCCGAGGCGCTGGACCTGCTCGACCTGCGCCTGGCCCACCCCGACGCGGCGCACCCGCTGCTGGCCAAGCTGGGCGCGGCCCAGGCCACTCCGGCCGGCATCCTGGCGACCCCCGAGGTGCGGGCGGCGGTGGCCCGCTCGCTGGACCTCGGCGAGGACGACTACGACGCCGCGGTGGACCTCGCGGAGGCGGTGCTCGGCCTGGTCAAGGCGGCGGGCGCGCAGCCGGGCGAGCACCCGTGGCTGGCCCGCCTCGCGCTGCCGGACGACCAGGGCGACCTCGCCAGGGCCGGTGAACTGGTGCTGCCGGACAGCCCCTTCGGCCAGCTGGTGCGGGCCGACGACGCGCCGTTCGTGGACGACGAGCTGCTGGAGCGCTGGGGGCCCGAGGTGCTGGCGGCGGTCGGCGCGCTGGGCGACTTCGTGCTGGTCCGGGCCGAGGACGCGGTGCTCGACCCGGACGACCTGGAGCGCCTGGACCCGACCGCGCCCGCCGACCGGGCGGCCGGCGGGCGCCCGACCGGGCTGCTGGACGAGGCGCCGGACGGGTTCGCCGACTGGTGCGAGGAGGCGCTGGAGGCGCTCGACGCCGACCAGGCCGAGCTGGGCGTGCCGCCGGTGGCGGCGGAGCTGCTGGCGGTGCGGGACCTGGACCTGGTGGACGACCAGGCCTGGCCCGAGGCGCTGGCCCGGCTGGCCCGCCCGCCCTACCGGGACGCGGTGGTCGCGCCGGTGCGCGCGCTGCTGCCGGACGGGCGGTACGCCGACCTGCCGCCGTACACCGCCTGGTGGCTGCGCGACCACCCGGTGCTGGACGGCCGCGAGCCCGCCGGGCTGCGCGCGGCCGGCGCCGACTGGCTGCTGCGCGGGCTCTACGAGGAGGCCCGCACCACGCTGGACGAGCAGTTCCTGCACGCCCTCGGGGTGCGCACCACGCTGGCCGCGCTGCTGGCCGAGCCGCACGGCTCGGAGGAGCTGCTGGACCGGCTGACCGACCCGGACAGCGAGGTGACGCACCGCCAGCTGCACGGCATCTACACGGCGCTGGCCACGGTGGAGGCCGAGCCCATCGACGTGGTGCGGGCGCTGCCGCCGCTGGACCCGCAGACCGGCCGCCGCCCCGGGCACACCGTGGTGGTGGACGCCACCGAGGCCGTGGTGGCCGACGCGCCCGACCTGGTGGCGCTGCTGCACCCGTACCCGCTGGTGCCGGTGGCGCCCGCGCTGGCCCCGGCGCTGGCCGAGCGGCTGCACGTCTCGCTGGCCAGCGAGATCGCCGGCGGCCGGGTGCTCTCCGAGGGCACCCTGCACCGGGTCCCGCCGATCGTCCGGGAGCTGCTGCCCGGCTGCCCGGTGGCGTACGAGGAGCACGAGGAGCTCCTGGTGGTCGGCCCGGACGGGGAGGAGGCCGGGGTCGACTGGCGCTGGGACCCGGCGGCGCCGAGCCCGGAGCTGCCCTACGACCCGGAGGACCCGGACACGTCGGAGGAGGACGCCGAGTTCGAGGTGCCGCCGGTGGCCGGTCTGCTGCACGCGGCCACCCCGGAGGGGCTGGCGGCGGGCCTGGCCTGGTCGGTGGGGCAGTGGCACCGGCGGTTCGAGGTGCTGGCCGCGCTCACCGAGCCGGACCGGGCCTACGAGCTCTCGGCGGCCCGGGACTTCGAGGGCTGA